The following proteins come from a genomic window of Melospiza georgiana isolate bMelGeo1 chromosome 3, bMelGeo1.pri, whole genome shotgun sequence:
- the GNG4 gene encoding guanine nucleotide-binding protein G(I)/G(S)/G(O) subunit gamma-4 — MKELVSNSTTSISQARKAVEQLKMEAYMDRIKVSKAAADLLAYCDAHIGEDPLIIPVPASENPFREKKLFCTIL; from the exons atgaaggaaCTAGTGTCAAACAGTACAACCAGTATTTCTCAAGCCAGGAAAGCTGTGGAGCAACTAAAAATGGAAGCATACATGGATAGAATAAAG GTATCCAAGGCTGCAGCAGATTTATTGGCATATTGTGATGCACACATTGGAGAAGATCCCCTTATTATTCCTGTACCTGCATCTGAAAATCCCTTTAGGGAGAAGAAACTCTTTTGTACTATCCTTTGA